The sequence below is a genomic window from Variovorax paradoxus B4.
CGCAATGGCCATGCCGGCAATCAGCCCGCCGCCGCCGACCGACACCACCAGGGTGTCGAGGTCCGGCACGGCATCGAGCATTTCGAGCGCCACCGTGCCCTGGCCCGCGATGATGGCCTCGTCGTCGTAGGGATGAACGAAGGTCAGCCCTTCGCGTTCGGCCAGTTCCAGCGCATGCGCGCGCGCCGCGTCGAGCGTGTCGCCGTGCAGCACCACCTCGGCACCGAAACCGCGCGTGCGCTCGATCTTCACGCCGGGCGTGAAGCGGGGCATCACGATGAGCGCGCGCAGGCCGAGCCGCTGCGCGTGGTAGGCCACGCCCTGGGCGTGGTTGCCGGCCGACATGGCCACCACGCCCCGCGTCGCTTCCCTGCCGTCGCCGCGCGTGTCGGCTTCCAGAAGATCGACCAGCTTGTTGCACGCCCCCCGCTCCTTGAACGAGGATGTGAACTGCAGATTCTCGAACTTCAGGTAGACCTGCGCGCCCACGATCTCGGAGAGCGTGCGCGATTCGACGCAGGGCGTGTTGAGCACCTGACCCTCGAGACGCGCCGCGGCGCGCCGGATTTCTTCGATTCCGACCATGGCGGTCATTGTGGCTGGAATCGCGTCATCAGGGTTTTTACCGCTTCCGCGTCTTCCCGAAGCCAAAAGTCTGCGTTATGGTCGCTCCAGGAAGTTCCTCGTCCGGAGGTTGTCTGATGGTCAAGCGTGCGGGTGTCGATGTGGTGGCTGCTGCGGTTCGCGGGCAGGCATTGCCGTCGCCTGGGCTCAAGGGTGCGCCGGTGCTCGAGCTGATGTGTTCGCACTTCGTGCTCACGCTGGCCGCCAAGCAGGGGCCGCGCTTCAACGTGCGCCGGGACATCAACGGCCTGCTCTCGCTCACCGGCCGCCACCTGGTGTGGCCGGTTGCCGTGCTGCAGCGGCTGCGCGAGTTCCTCGGCCGGCGCTGCGTCGGCAACGAGGCCTGGAAGGGCGTCGAGAATTTCGACGGCCGCACGCTGCTCGAGCGGCATGGCGTGTGGCGCGGGCCCTACGAGGAAGGCACGCTGTTCTTCTATCTCGACGAATACGCCAAGGACTACCCGAAGGACCTGCTCTCGGTGCTGGCCGTCACGCGCGACTGGCTCACGCATGCGCTACGCAAGCAGTCGACGTTGGTCGAGAAGAACATCGACGCGCTCGCGGGCCTCTTGCAGCTCAACAAGGCCGAGCGCGCGCTGCTGCTCTACGGCACGCTGGCGCGCTATCAGCGCGACCTGCGTTCGCTGCTGGTCGAGTTCAAGGTCAACAACGCGCCCGAGGCCTATGCCGCCATTGCCGACATCGCGGGCGTCAATGCCACCGAGGTGGGCGAGGCCTTGCGGGCGGGCTCTCGGCTGGAGCGCATCGGCCTGGTCGAGAACCTGATTTCCGAGCACAACATCACCGACCTGGCCGACCTGATGAAGGTCAGCGAGAAGCTGCCGCCGGTGCTGATGCGCGAATACCGCGACCACAACGAATTGATGGCCGTGTTCACGCGGCCTTCCGCCAAGAGTGCGCTCACCACGCACGACTTTTCCTTCGTCCAGGAAGACGCGCAGATGCTCGTCACGCTGCTGCGCGCGGCGGTGGCGCGCAAGGAGCCCGGCGTCAACGTGCTGCTCTACGGGCCGCCCGGCACCGGCAAGACCGAGCTCGCCAAGGTGGTGGCGCAGGCGGCGGGGCTCGAGCTGTTCGAGGTCGAATACGCCGACCGCGACGGCAACTCGCTGAGTGGCCGCGACCGCTACCGCTCGCTGCAGATCGCGCAGGTGTTTCTCAAGGGCAGCGCGCAGGCCGCGCTGCTGTTCGACGAAGTCGAGGACGTGTTTCCGCCCATCAGCACCGAGGCCGCGCAGTTCATGGCGCGCGCCGAGCAGATTCCGGCGCCCACCAGCGGCAGCGTGAGCGGCAAGGCCTGGGTCAACCAGATCCTCGAGGCCAACCCGGTGCCCACGCTCTGGGTCACCAACCGCATCGAGCAGATCGACCCGGCGTTCCGGCGCCGCTTCGCCTATCACCTGGAACTCAAGTCGCCGCCGCCCGGTGCGCGCGAGCAGCTGGTGAAGAAAACGCTCGAAGGCATCGTCGTGTCCGAGGCCTTCACCGCCAAGCTGGCCGAGCGCAAGGGCCTCACGCCCGCGCAGATCCGCACCGCGGTGCGCTTTGCGGGGCTGGCGCAGACCGCCGACGGCGCGTCGATGGAGGCGCTGATCGAGCGCCAGCTCAAGAACGCCGACCTCGCGCTCGGCACGCTCGACACCGGCCTGGGCGAGCGGCGCAGCGTCACCACCTACGACCTCGACATGCTCAACGTCGAGACCCGCTTCGAGATCCCGCGCATCGTGGCGGCGATCAAGGCGCGCGGCCACGGCACGCTGTGCTTCTACGGCGCGCCCGGCACCGGCAAGACCGCGCTGGCGGAGCACATCGCCAAGGCCATCGGCCGGCCGCTGATCATCAAGCAGGCCAGCGACCTCATGAGCAAGTACGTCGGCGAAACCGAGCAGAACATGGCGGCCATGTTCAAGGAAGCCGAAGCCGAGAAGGCCGTGCTGCTGCTCGACGAGGCCGACAGCTTCCTGCAGGACCGGCGCGGCGCGCAGCGCACCTACGAAGTGACCGAGGTCAACGAGATGCTGCAAGGCATGGAGCGCTTCAACGGCGTCTTCATCTGCACCACCAACCTGCTCGACCGGCTCGACCAGGCGGCGCTCAGGCGCTTCACCTTCAAGATCAAGTTCATGCCGCTCACCGCGCCGCAGCGCGAGCGCATGTTCGTGACCGAGGCGCTGGCGGGCGATGCCGCGCTGCTCACCGGGGAGATCAAGGCGCGGCTGGCGCAATTGCACCAGCTGTGCCCGGGGGATTTCGCGGCCGTGAAGCGGCAGACGGATATTCTCGCGGTCGAGTTCTCGGCCGCCGAATTCCTGGACCAGCTCGAGGCCGAGCATCGCATCAAGCCCGAGGTGCGCGAGTCGCGCGGCATCGGCTTCATGCAGTAGCCAGCAAGCAAGAAGGCCGCCCAGACGCGGCAGACAAGAAAAAACCGTCCGCCGCCGCGGACACGAGGAGGGTTCGATGAGCTTGGGCAATGGACACGCGCGGGAGACGCCGCGCTTCACCGCATCGGCTGCGGCCGCATTCGCATTGGCCGGCGTCGTCTGCGCACTGGCCGGCTGTGGAGGCGGCGGCGGCGGAGGAGGGGGCGGAGGCGGCGGGTTTCCGATCGTCGCTCCGCCCGCCACCACGCCCCCCACCAGCGGCGGCGATGGCGGCGGCGACGACGATGCCATCCTTGCCTCGGCCACCGTGGCCGGCCTGTGCGCCGCGCCGCGCGCCGGCGTCAACCCCGCAACGGGGCGGCGTACCCCGACAAGCCCGGCACGCTGACCGACGAGAAGCGCTGGGTGCGCGGCTGGATCGACGAGACCTACCTCTGGTACGGCGAGGTGCCCACCACCCTCAAGGCCGCCGACTACGCCACGCCGGTGGCCTACTTCAGCGTGCTCAAGAGCCCCGCCCTCACGGCGTCGGGCCGCGCGAAGGACCGCTTTCACTACGTGTACGACACCGAGCGCTACCGGCAGCTCTCGGAGAATGGCGTGGCGCCGGGCTACGGCATGGAGTTCGCGTTCGTGCGCAACTCGCGTCCGCGCGACCTGCGCATCGCGTTCACCGAACCCGGTTCGCCCGCGGCCACGGCGGGCATCGCGCGCGGCGCCAAGGTGCTCGAAATCGATGGCGTCAATGTGGTCTCAAGCACCAACACCACCGCAATCAACCGCGGCATCTCGCCCACCACCATCGGCGAATCGCACACCTTCGTCTTCGAGGTGGGCGGCGTCCGGCAGGCGCCCGTCACGCTGGAAGCCGCAAGCATCACGCGCACGCCGGTGCAGAACGTCAAGAGCATCGACACCGGCAGCGGCCGCGTCGGCTATCTGCTCTTCAACGACCACATCACGACCTCCGAGTCGCAGCTTGTCAACGCCTTCAACCAGTTCAGGCAGGACGGCGTGCAGGACCTGGTGCTCGACATGCGCTACAACGGCGGCGGCCAGCTCAACATCGCCAACCGGCTCGCCTCCATGGTGTCTTCATCGGCCACCACCTCGGGCAAGGTTTTCGAGCGCCTGGCCTTCAACGACAAGAACCCGTTCCACCTGACGCTGGCGCAGACCATCTATACCTTCCTCGGCACCAGCCGCACGGGCGCGACGCTGCCAAGGCTCGGCCTCCCGCAGGTCACGGTGCTGGTCGGTCCCGACACCTGCTCGGCCAGCGAGGCGGTCGTCAACGGCCTGCGCGGCATCGACGTCAAGGTCAATCTCGTGGGCGGCACCACCTGCGGCAAGCCCTATGGCTTCTCTCCGCAGGACAACTGCGGCACCAGCTATTTCGCGATCCAGTTCCAGGGCGTCAACAACAAGAACTTCGGCGACTACGGCGACGGATTCGCGCCCGACTGCGCCGTCGCCGACGATTTCGACCACCCGCTCGGCGACCCGGCCGAGGCGCGGCTGGCGGCCGCGCTTGCCATGCGCAACGGCGGCGCCTGCCCCGTTTCGGCCTCGGCCAAGACCCAGCCGGGGCTCGAGAAATCCGAGACGGCCGACGAGCAGCCCTACCTGCTCCATCGCTCGCCGCTGCGCGAAATGCGCCTGGTCGAAGCCGCTCCGTCGCCGGGCTGAACCACCTCGGCACCGGCCTCGGTTACCCCTTGAAACCTTGCGCTTTGCCACGCCCGTGGCAGGCCCTTTAGAGTGTTGCCAAACGTTTGCGCAAACGTTTGGCATTTCGTTCTACATGGCAAAGGCACTCGAAAAGGAGCCGGGATGACGATTCGGATTCAGCGACGCAGGTGGATGGCGGCGGCTTTGCTCGCCACGGCGCTCTCGGCCTGTGGAGGCGGCGGTGGCGGCAACAGCGGCATCGGGCTCGCACCGGGTTTCGGCGCTTCGCCGCCTCCGGCGCAGAAGATCATCATCGACAGCGACTACAACACCATGAGCGACGACGGCCAGCTCGGCGTCATGGCCGCGCAGCTGCAGGCCGAGGGCAAGGTGCAGGTCATGGGCATCAGCGTGGTGTCGGGCAACCAGTGGCTCAGGCAGGGCGTGGCCGACGCGCTGATGTCGGTCGAGCGGCTGGGCGTGGGCGACCGCATCGGCATCTATGCCGGTGCGAATTACGCGTTCAACCACGACCACGCGACCATCGAGGCCGAGATGGCGGCCGGCTCCGGCGGCGACGGCTACCTGGGCGCCTGGAGTTCGCCCGAGCCCAAGACCGATGCCGACCTGAAGCCCTCGCCCGACGGCTTTGCCACCCACACGGTGCTCCAGCGCAGGAGCGCGGTCGACTTCATTGTCGACACCGTGAAGGCCAACCCCAACGAGATCACCATCCTGGCCATCGGCCCGCTCACCAACATCGCGCTCGCGGTCAAGCAGAACCCCGAGATCGTGCCGCTGATCAAGAAGATCATCTACATGGGCGGCGCGGTCGACGTGCCGGGCAACACCACCAGGTACGCCGAGTTCAACTGGTGGTTCGACCCCGACGCCGCGCAGTTCGTGGTGCGGCTGCCGATTCCGCAGGTGGTGGTGCCGCTGGACGTGACCGACACCGTGTTCCTGACCAAGCCGATCTACGACCGCATCGCGCATCCGGCCACGCCCACCGCCGTGACCGAGGTGTTCCGCAAGCTCAACGGCTACGGCTTCAGCGGCACCAACGGCTTCGAGAACAACCCGGCCTACACGCAGAACATCTGGGACACGCTCACGCTCGCCTATCTCATCGACCCGGGCTATGCCACCGAAACCGTCGAGCGCTACGTCGACGTGGTCGCCAAGCCCGGCGCCGCCGACAACGGCCGCTCCGTCGGCTATGCCTCGCGGCCCGCGGGGCCGGTGCTGCAGAAGATGACGGTGGTGAAGAAGTTCGACAACGCGCGCTTCTTCGATCTCTATGTCGACCTGCTCACGCGTCCGGTGCCGGTCGCGCTGCGGCCCTCCAACTGAGACTGGGGGGAGCCCAGCTAGAACGCGCTGCAGACGCGCAGCACCTCGGAGCCGTAGGCCTCGAGCTTCTTGGTGCCGATGCCGCTGATGCCCTGCAGGTCTTCGAGCGTCGCAGGCGCGCGTTCGGAAATTGCCGCCAGCGTGGCGTCGTGAAAGATCACGTAGGCCGGCAGGTTGTGCTCGCGCGCCACTTCCGCGCGCCAGGCCTTGAGCGCCTCGAAGCGCTTCTGGCCGTCGGCGTCGAGTGCCGCGGCCGCGGGAGACGGGGCGCCGCGCGCCGCTTTCTCGCGCCGGGGCTTGCCGCCGCGCGCGGCCGGCGACGAAACCGACTCGCGCAGCGTCACGTTCGCTTCGCCCTTGAGCACTGCGCGCGAGCCTTCCGTGAGCTTCAGCGTATTGAAGGCTTCCGCATCGACGGCCAGCGCGCCCGTGGCGATGAGCTGCCGCAGCACGCCGCGCAACTGCACTTCGCTGAACTCCGCGCCGATGCCGAAGGTGCTGATGCGCTCATGCCCGAACTGCTTGACCTTCTCGGTTTCCTTGCCGCGCAGGATGTCCATGATGTGGCCCGCGCCAAAGCTGATGCCGCTGAGCTGCTGCACACGGTAGATGGTGGAGAGCAGCTTTCGCGCGGCATCGGTGCCGTCCCACACCTGCGGCGGGTTCAGGCAGTTGTCGCAGTTGCCGCAGGGCGTGCTCTTCTCGCCGAAGTAGCCGAGCAGACGCACGCGGCGGCAGTCGCTCGCCTCGGCCAGCGAGAGCAGCGCATCGAGCTTGCCGCGCATCACCTGCTTGAACTCTTCGCCCGCGGGGCTCTCGTCGATCATGCGGCGCTGGTTCACCACGTCCTGCAGGCCGTAGGTCATCCAGGCGTCGGCCGGCGCGCCATCGCGGCCCGCGCGGCCGGTTTCCTGGTAGTAGCCCTCGATGTTCTTGGGCATGTCGAGGTGGCCGACGAAGCGCACGTCGGGCTTGTCGATGCCCATGCCGAAGGCGATGGTCGCGACCATCACCACGCCCTCTTCGCGCAGGAAGCGGTCCTGGTGCTTCTGGCGCACCGCCGCGTCCAGGCCCGCGTGGTAGGGCAGCGCGTTGATGCCGGCATCGCGCAGCATCACGGCCACGTCTTCCACGCGCTTGCGCGACTGGCAATAGACCACGCCAGCGTCGCCCTCATGATCGCGTTCGATGAAGCGCAGCAGCTGCGTGGTCGCGTCCTTCTTCTCGACGATGGTGTAGCGGATGTTCGGCCGGTCGAAGCTGGAGACGAACTGGCGCGCTTCTTCCAACTGAAGCCGCTCGACGATGTCGGCGCGCGTGAGCGCATCGGCGGTGGCGGTGAGGGCGATGCGCGGTACGCCCGGATAGCGCTCGTGCAGCACCGTCAGCGCGCGGTATTCGGGCCGGAAGTCGTGGCCCCACTGGCTCACGCAATGCGCCTCGTCGATCGCGAACAGCGAGAGCTTGCCGCGCTCCTTCAGCGAATCGAGCTGCGAGAGAAAGCGCGGCGTGTTCACGCGCTCGGGCGCTGCATACAGCAGCGTGATCTCGCCGCGCAGCATGCGGCGCTCCACGTCCTGCGTCTGCTCCCAGTCGAGCGTGGAATTCAGGAAGGCCGCGTTGACCCCGGCCTCGTGCAGCGCGCCGACCTGGTCGTGCATCAGCGCGATCAGTGGCGACACCACCACCGAGACACCGCGCCCCGCACGCTGCCGCGCAATGGCCGGGATCTGGTAGCACAGCGACTTGCCGCCGCCCGTGGGCATCAGCACCAGTGCGTCTCCGCCGCCCACCACGTGGTCGACGATGTCTTGCTGCGGCCCGCGGAACTGCGAATAGCCGAAGACTTCGTGAAGGATGTCGGCGGGGGCGCTGCTGCTGCCGGGGGCGTCGAGGGGGAGGGGAGCGAGCGAGGACACAGGCAGCGGATGCGAAGGATGGGGATGGCAAGAAGGGGGAGGCGTCGATTGTCCCCCAGCGGCATCGATATGACTGTGGCACGAGGTTTGCAATCGTGAAGCCCGTCCCGCCGCCCTCCCTGTATAGACAGCAATCTGGTGCATTTTTGCTTAAGGAATGCACCGAAACGGTCCTCTCGGGTTATCCTGTATATACAAGTTGGGGTGCTTGGCAACAATGCGAGGCGCGCGCAGCCCGTGGTCGGGAGCGCATCGCCGAGCCTTTTCCTAGAAAACAGACCCAGGAGTACCCATGGTCAAGACGGTAGTTGTGAAAGTCGCTTCGCTGCTGGCAGCAGGTGCGTGTGCAGCAGGCATGGCCCAAACGGCCGCCGCGCAGGAAACCAAGATCGCGCTCGGCATGTCGGGCTGGACCGGCTTCGCGCCGCTCTCGCTGGCCGACAAGGCCGGCATCTTCAAGAAGAACGGCCTGGACGTCGAGCTCAAGATGATTCCGCAGAAGGACCGCCACCTGGCGCTGGCCGCGGGCGCCATCCAGTGCGCGGCCACCACGGTGGAAACGCACGTGGCCTGGAACGCCAACGGCGTGCCCATCGTGCAGATCTTCCAGATGGACAAGTCCTACGGCGCCGACGGCCTCGCGGTGCGCAACGACGTGAAGAGCTTCGCCGACCTCAAGGGCAAGACCATCGGCGTGAGCGCGCCCGGCACCGCGCCTTACTTCGGCCTGGCCTGGATGCTCAACAAGAACGGCATGACGCTGAAGGACGTGAAGGTGGTCTCGCTCGAGCCGCAGCCCGCGGCGCAAGCCTTCGTGGCCGGCCAGAACGATGCCGCCATGACCTACGAGCCCTACCTGTCGACCGTGCGCGCCAACCCCACCGCCGGCAAGATCCTGGCCACCACGCTCGACTACCCGATGGTGATGGACACCGTGGGCTGCGCGCCCACCTGGCTCAAGGCCAACGCCAAGGCCGCCGCCGCGCTCACCAAGTCGTACTTCGACGCGCTCGACATGATCAAGGCCGACCCGGCCAAGGCCAACGAACTCATGGGCTCGGCCGTGAAGCAGACCGGCGAGCAGTTCGCCAAGTCGTCGGCCTACCTGCGCTGGCAGGACAAGGCGGCCAACCAGAAATTCTTCGCGGGCGAGCTCACCAGCTTCATGAAGGAAGCCACGCCCATCCTGCTGGAGGCCGGCGTGATCCGCAAGGCGCCTGAAGACTACGCAGCCACCTTCGATGCAAGCTTCGTCAAGTAAGGCACTGCCGCAGGTGCCGCCGCGCGCGGCGCCGCCTGCATCGTCCGTTTCCCCCCAGGCCGCCGCGCCCGTGCGGCGCCGTTCGCTCGCGCCGCTCGAGCCCATCGGCGGGCGTGCCCGCGTGCTGCTCGGCCTCGGCTTCTTCGTGGCCTTCGTGCTCGTGTGGTCCATTGCCACGCTCGGCGGCTTTGTGCCGCCGACCTTCCTGGCCAGCCCGGTGACCATGCTGAAGGAAGGCTGGATGCTGTTCGCCGAGTTCGGCTTCATCGGCGACGTGGGCATGACCGTGTGGCGCGTGTTCGGCGGCTTCCTGCTGGCCGCCGTGCTGGCGGTGCCGCTGGGCATTGCCATGGGCACCTGGAAGGCCGTGGAGGCCTTCTTCGAGCCCTTCGTCTCGTTCTGCCGTTACCTGCCGGCCTCCGCCTTCATTCCGCTGCTCATCCTGTGGGCGGGCCTGGGCGAGATGCAGAAGCTGCTGGTGATCTTCATCGGCTCGTTCTTCCAGATCGTGCTGATGGTGGCAGTCACGGTGGGCGGCGCGCGGCGCGACCTCGTCGAGGCCGCCTACACGCTGGGCGCGAAGAGCCGCGGCATCGTGGCGCGCGTGCTCATCCCGGGCGCCGCACCCGGCATTGCCGAGACGCTGCGCCTGGTGCTCGGCTGGGCCTGGACCTACGTGATCGTGGCGGAACTCATCGGCTCCTCGTCGGGCATCGGCCACATGATCACCGACAGCCAGGCGCTCCTGAACACCGGGCAGATCATCTTCGGGATCATCGTGATCGGCGTCATCGGGCTGGTGTCCGACTTCGCTTTCAAGGCGCTCAACCGCCGCATGTTCGCCTGGGCTGCACTCTGATGAAGGACCAACTTTCCATCCAGGGCGTGTCGCGCGTCTTCGCCGGCACCAAGGGCCAGAGCACGCAGGCGCTGCTGCCCATCGACTTCGAGGTGCGCGAGAACGACTTCGTCACCATCCTCGGCCCCTCGGGCTGCGGCAAGTCGACGCTGCTGCGCATCGTCGCGGGGCTGGACTTTCCGACCACCGGCCAGGTGCTGCTCGACGGCGAGCGCATCGACGGCCCGGGCGCGGACCGCGGCGTGGTGTTCCAGAGCTACACGCTGTTCCCGTGGCTCACGGTGGCGCAGAACATCCGCTTCGGCCTGCGCGAGCGCGGCATGAGCGAGGCCGACCAGAAGGAGCGCAGCGAGTTCTTCATCGCCAAGGTGGGCCTGCGCGGCTTCGAGCACCATTTTCCGAAGCAGCTCTCGGGCGGCATGCAGCAGCGCACCGCGATTGCGCGCGCGCTCGCCAACGACCCCAAGATGCTGCTGCTGGACGAGCCCTTCGGCGCGCTCGACAACCAGACCCGCGTGCTGATGCAGGAGCTCTTGCTCGGCATCTGGGAGTCGGCGCGCAAGACGGTGCTGTTCGTCACGCACGACATCGACGAGGCGATCTTCATGGCCAACCGCGTGGCGGTGTTCAGCGCGCGGCCGGGGCGCATCAAGACCGAGATCGCGGTCGACTTCCCGCATCCGCGCAGCTACACCATCAAGACCTCGCCGGAGTTCATGGAAATCAAGGCGCGGCTGACCGAAGAGATCCGCGCCGAGTCGATGGCCGCGGCCGAGCACTGACATGAGCCCCCACGCTCATTACTTCGTGTATTCGCTGCCCCCCGAGGGGGTGCAGGCCTGCCTTGGGGCGGCCCGGCGGGAGGCCTGAAATGAAACGCGACCTGCCGTCCCTCGCGCTCTATGCGCAAGTCAAGGATCACATCTCCCGCAGGATCCAGGACGGCACCTGGCCGGCCGGCCATCGCCTGCCTTCCGAGAGCGAGCTGGTCGCGCAGTTCGGCATCTCGCGCATGACGGTGAACCGCGCGCTGCGCGAGCTGATGGAGCAGGGCCGCATCGTGCGCGTGGCCGGCGTCGGCAGCTTCGTGGCCGAGAACAAGCCGCAGTCCACGCTGCTGCAGATCGCCAACATCGCGAGCGAGATCCGCCAGCGCGGGCACGACTACCGCTGCGAGATGCTCGCGGTCGAACGCCTGGCCGCCTCGCCCGACGTGGCCGCCTGGCTCGACATGCGCGCGGGCACCTCGGTGTTCCACAGCGTCTGCCTGCACCTGGAGAACGACACGCCGGTGCAGCTGGAGGAGCGCTACGTCAATCCGCTGGTCGTGCCCGACTACCTCGAGCAGGACTTTGCCGCCGTGCCGCCCAGCGAGTAC
It includes:
- a CDS encoding ATP-binding protein codes for the protein MVKRAGVDVVAAAVRGQALPSPGLKGAPVLELMCSHFVLTLAAKQGPRFNVRRDINGLLSLTGRHLVWPVAVLQRLREFLGRRCVGNEAWKGVENFDGRTLLERHGVWRGPYEEGTLFFYLDEYAKDYPKDLLSVLAVTRDWLTHALRKQSTLVEKNIDALAGLLQLNKAERALLLYGTLARYQRDLRSLLVEFKVNNAPEAYAAIADIAGVNATEVGEALRAGSRLERIGLVENLISEHNITDLADLMKVSEKLPPVLMREYRDHNELMAVFTRPSAKSALTTHDFSFVQEDAQMLVTLLRAAVARKEPGVNVLLYGPPGTGKTELAKVVAQAAGLELFEVEYADRDGNSLSGRDRYRSLQIAQVFLKGSAQAALLFDEVEDVFPPISTEAAQFMARAEQIPAPTSGSVSGKAWVNQILEANPVPTLWVTNRIEQIDPAFRRRFAYHLELKSPPPGAREQLVKKTLEGIVVSEAFTAKLAERKGLTPAQIRTAVRFAGLAQTADGASMEALIERQLKNADLALGTLDTGLGERRSVTTYDLDMLNVETRFEIPRIVAAIKARGHGTLCFYGAPGTGKTALAEHIAKAIGRPLIIKQASDLMSKYVGETEQNMAAMFKEAEAEKAVLLLDEADSFLQDRRGAQRTYEVTEVNEMLQGMERFNGVFICTTNLLDRLDQAALRRFTFKIKFMPLTAPQRERMFVTEALAGDAALLTGEIKARLAQLHQLCPGDFAAVKRQTDILAVEFSAAEFLDQLEAEHRIKPEVRESRGIGFMQ
- a CDS encoding S41 family peptidase; this translates as MRRAARRRQPRNGAAYPDKPGTLTDEKRWVRGWIDETYLWYGEVPTTLKAADYATPVAYFSVLKSPALTASGRAKDRFHYVYDTERYRQLSENGVAPGYGMEFAFVRNSRPRDLRIAFTEPGSPAATAGIARGAKVLEIDGVNVVSSTNTTAINRGISPTTIGESHTFVFEVGGVRQAPVTLEAASITRTPVQNVKSIDTGSGRVGYLLFNDHITTSESQLVNAFNQFRQDGVQDLVLDMRYNGGGQLNIANRLASMVSSSATTSGKVFERLAFNDKNPFHLTLAQTIYTFLGTSRTGATLPRLGLPQVTVLVGPDTCSASEAVVNGLRGIDVKVNLVGGTTCGKPYGFSPQDNCGTSYFAIQFQGVNNKNFGDYGDGFAPDCAVADDFDHPLGDPAEARLAAALAMRNGGACPVSASAKTQPGLEKSETADEQPYLLHRSPLREMRLVEAAPSPG
- a CDS encoding nucleoside hydrolase → MTIRIQRRRWMAAALLATALSACGGGGGGNSGIGLAPGFGASPPPAQKIIIDSDYNTMSDDGQLGVMAAQLQAEGKVQVMGISVVSGNQWLRQGVADALMSVERLGVGDRIGIYAGANYAFNHDHATIEAEMAAGSGGDGYLGAWSSPEPKTDADLKPSPDGFATHTVLQRRSAVDFIVDTVKANPNEITILAIGPLTNIALAVKQNPEIVPLIKKIIYMGGAVDVPGNTTRYAEFNWWFDPDAAQFVVRLPIPQVVVPLDVTDTVFLTKPIYDRIAHPATPTAVTEVFRKLNGYGFSGTNGFENNPAYTQNIWDTLTLAYLIDPGYATETVERYVDVVAKPGAADNGRSVGYASRPAGPVLQKMTVVKKFDNARFFDLYVDLLTRPVPVALRPSN
- the recQ gene encoding DNA helicase RecQ translates to MSSLAPLPLDAPGSSSAPADILHEVFGYSQFRGPQQDIVDHVVGGGDALVLMPTGGGKSLCYQIPAIARQRAGRGVSVVVSPLIALMHDQVGALHEAGVNAAFLNSTLDWEQTQDVERRMLRGEITLLYAAPERVNTPRFLSQLDSLKERGKLSLFAIDEAHCVSQWGHDFRPEYRALTVLHERYPGVPRIALTATADALTRADIVERLQLEEARQFVSSFDRPNIRYTIVEKKDATTQLLRFIERDHEGDAGVVYCQSRKRVEDVAVMLRDAGINALPYHAGLDAAVRQKHQDRFLREEGVVMVATIAFGMGIDKPDVRFVGHLDMPKNIEGYYQETGRAGRDGAPADAWMTYGLQDVVNQRRMIDESPAGEEFKQVMRGKLDALLSLAEASDCRRVRLLGYFGEKSTPCGNCDNCLNPPQVWDGTDAARKLLSTIYRVQQLSGISFGAGHIMDILRGKETEKVKQFGHERISTFGIGAEFSEVQLRGVLRQLIATGALAVDAEAFNTLKLTEGSRAVLKGEANVTLRESVSSPAARGGKPRREKAARGAPSPAAAALDADGQKRFEALKAWRAEVAREHNLPAYVIFHDATLAAISERAPATLEDLQGISGIGTKKLEAYGSEVLRVCSAF
- a CDS encoding ABC transporter substrate-binding protein — protein: MVKTVVVKVASLLAAGACAAGMAQTAAAQETKIALGMSGWTGFAPLSLADKAGIFKKNGLDVELKMIPQKDRHLALAAGAIQCAATTVETHVAWNANGVPIVQIFQMDKSYGADGLAVRNDVKSFADLKGKTIGVSAPGTAPYFGLAWMLNKNGMTLKDVKVVSLEPQPAAQAFVAGQNDAAMTYEPYLSTVRANPTAGKILATTLDYPMVMDTVGCAPTWLKANAKAAAALTKSYFDALDMIKADPAKANELMGSAVKQTGEQFAKSSAYLRWQDKAANQKFFAGELTSFMKEATPILLEAGVIRKAPEDYAATFDASFVK
- a CDS encoding ABC transporter permease; amino-acid sequence: MQASSSKALPQVPPRAAPPASSVSPQAAAPVRRRSLAPLEPIGGRARVLLGLGFFVAFVLVWSIATLGGFVPPTFLASPVTMLKEGWMLFAEFGFIGDVGMTVWRVFGGFLLAAVLAVPLGIAMGTWKAVEAFFEPFVSFCRYLPASAFIPLLILWAGLGEMQKLLVIFIGSFFQIVLMVAVTVGGARRDLVEAAYTLGAKSRGIVARVLIPGAAPGIAETLRLVLGWAWTYVIVAELIGSSSGIGHMITDSQALLNTGQIIFGIIVIGVIGLVSDFAFKALNRRMFAWAAL
- a CDS encoding ABC transporter ATP-binding protein, translated to MKDQLSIQGVSRVFAGTKGQSTQALLPIDFEVRENDFVTILGPSGCGKSTLLRIVAGLDFPTTGQVLLDGERIDGPGADRGVVFQSYTLFPWLTVAQNIRFGLRERGMSEADQKERSEFFIAKVGLRGFEHHFPKQLSGGMQQRTAIARALANDPKMLLLDEPFGALDNQTRVLMQELLLGIWESARKTVLFVTHDIDEAIFMANRVAVFSARPGRIKTEIAVDFPHPRSYTIKTSPEFMEIKARLTEEIRAESMAAAEH
- the hutC gene encoding histidine utilization repressor; translated protein: MKRDLPSLALYAQVKDHISRRIQDGTWPAGHRLPSESELVAQFGISRMTVNRALRELMEQGRIVRVAGVGSFVAENKPQSTLLQIANIASEIRQRGHDYRCEMLAVERLAASPDVAAWLDMRAGTSVFHSVCLHLENDTPVQLEERYVNPLVVPDYLEQDFAAVPPSEYLVRNVPFDQIEHVVDAVLPTAEQAGRLAMEPTDPCLLLTRRTWTRNTPVTWVRCLHPASRYSLGSRFKADGNPSFG